In Bos indicus isolate NIAB-ARS_2022 breed Sahiwal x Tharparkar chromosome 19, NIAB-ARS_B.indTharparkar_mat_pri_1.0, whole genome shotgun sequence, the following proteins share a genomic window:
- the TTYH2 gene encoding protein tweety homolog 2, translated as MPAARVEYIAPWWVVWLHSVPHLGLRLQPVDSTFRPRDESYQESLLFLGLVAAVGLGLNLVLLAAYLVCVCCCRQDDAVQTKRPRSCCVTWTAVVAALICCAAVGVGFYGNSEANDGVYQLLYALDNANHTFSGIDVLVSGTTQKMKVDLEQHLARLGEIFATRGDYLQTLKFLQQTAGSIIAQIAGVPVWTEVTEELTELANQTSSVEYYRWLSYLLLFVLDLALCLLACLGLAKRSRCLLASMLCCGVLALLFSWTSLAVDAAAAVGTSDFCAAPDTFILNITEGQVRPEVTQYYLYCSQSASSPFQQALTVFQRSLTAMQIQVAGLLQFAVPRFPTAEKDLLGIQLLLNSSESGLHQLTALLDCRGLHKDYLDALAGICYDGLEGLLYLGLFSLLAALAFSIMICLGPGAWKHCATRDRDYDDIDDDDPFNPQARRIATHNPPRGQLRSFCSYSSGLGSQGSLHPAQTISNAPVSEYMNQAALFGGNPRYENVPLIGRGSPPPTYSPSMRATYLSVADEHLRHYGNEFPG; from the exons ATGCCGGCGGCGCGCGTGGAGTACATCGCGCCCTGGTGGGTGGTGTGGCTGCACAGCGTCCCGCACCTCGGCCTGCGCTTGCAGCCGGTGGACAGCACCTTCAGGCCCCGCGATGAGAGTTACCAGGAG TCGCTGCTGTTCCTGGGGCTGGTGGCTGCCGTCGGCTTGGGCCTGAACCTCGTCCTCCTCGCGGCCTACCTGGTCTGCGTGTGTTGCTGCCGGCAGGACGACGCGGTGCAGACCAAGCGCCCCCGCTCCTGCTGCGTCACCTGGACGGCCGTGGTGGCTGCGCTCATCTGCTG CGCTGCGGTGGGCGTGGGTTTCTATGGAAACAGCGAGGCCAACGACGGGGTGTACCAGCTGCTCTATGCCCTGGACAACGCCAACCACACCTTCTCCGGGATCGATGTGCTG GTGTCGGGAACCACCCAGAAGATGAAGGTGGACCTGGAGCAGCACCTCGCCCGCCTGGGTGAGATCTTCGCCACCCGGGGCGATTACCTCCAGACGCTGAAGTTCTTACAGCAGACGGCAGGCAGCATCATCGCCCAGATAGCAGGGGTGCCCGTGTGGACGGAGGTCACCGAGGAACTGACCGAACTGGCCAACCAGACCAGCTCTGTGGAGTACTACAG GTGGCTCTCCTACCTCCTGCTGTTCGTCTTGGACCTGGCCCTCTGCCTCCTGGCCTGCCTGGGTCTGGCCAAGCGCTCCAGGTGCCTCCTGGCCTC GATGCTCTGCTGCGGGGTGCTGGCCCTGCTCTTCAGCTGGACATCGCTGGCTGTTGACGCTGCCGCGGCCGTG GGCACCAGCGACTTCTGTGCGGCTCCAGACACCTTCATCCTAAACATCACAGAGGGCCAGGTCCGCCCCG AGGTGACCCAATACTACCTGTACTGCAGTCAGAGCGCAAGCAGCCCCTTCCAGCAG GCCCTGACCGTCTTCCAGCGCTCGCTGACCGCCATGCAGATCCAGGTAGCAGGACTGCTGCAGTTCGCCGTGCCCCGCTTCCCCACTGCAGAG AAAGATCTGCTTGGAATCCAGCTCCTGCTGAACTCATCCGAGTCCGGCCTCCACCAGCTGACCGCCTTGTTGGACTGCCGGGGGCTGCACAAG gactaTCTGGACGCCCTCGCCGGCATCTGCTACGACGGCCTCGAGGGCCTGCTGTACCTCGGCCTCTTCTCCCTCCTGGCCGCCCTGGCCTTTTCCATCATGATCTGCCTGGGGCCAGGGGCTTGGAAGCACTGTGCCACCAG GGACAGGGACTATGACGACATTGATGACGACGACCCCTTCAACCCCCAGGCCCGGCGCATTGCCACCCACAACCCGCCTCGGGGGCAGCTTCGCAGCTTCTGCAGCTACAGCAGCGGCCTGGGCAGCCAGGGCAGCCTGCACCCAGCCCAGACCATCTCCAATGCCCCCGTCTCGGAGTACAT GAACCAAGCCGCGCTGTTCGGCGGGAACCCACGCTACGAGAACGTGCCGCTCATCGGAAGAGGCTCCCCTCCACCCACG